From Trueperella pecoris, a single genomic window includes:
- a CDS encoding ABC transporter ATP-binding protein, whose amino-acid sequence MTTSQLVIDHLSVPKILDDICLSVDEGKILAVVGPSGCGKSTLIHAVAGAVASTGRILVGDRDITDLPMHLRPTGTVFQESMLFPDHDVWSNVAFGLDDARMKDSRRSDLVDLTLAQLNISSLARLPVGHLSGGQVQRVALARTLVRRPRILLLDEPLVHVDPPLRGAIQTDIVAQVRRNKLATIYVTHDVDEACRLGDLIALMDGGRIVQIGSPTEVYRRPASAFVARIMGIANILDGKITHVGPDHAKVEFGRTWLALPRVQELVPSRAHVVVPPETIAIGEPDQGMLAGRIIRSIFARTHMEYELETAVGTLVVTEADTTSPRPLGAEVSLLFTYCWFIGDFSLAPTIR is encoded by the coding sequence GTGACAACCTCGCAACTTGTCATTGATCATCTCAGCGTCCCGAAGATTTTGGACGACATCTGCCTGAGTGTCGACGAGGGCAAGATTCTTGCCGTCGTTGGCCCATCTGGCTGTGGCAAATCGACACTCATCCATGCAGTGGCGGGCGCGGTAGCCTCCACGGGGCGAATTCTCGTGGGGGATCGCGATATCACCGATCTGCCCATGCATCTTCGCCCAACGGGTACTGTCTTCCAAGAATCGATGCTCTTCCCGGATCATGACGTGTGGTCGAACGTTGCCTTTGGGCTGGATGACGCTCGGATGAAGGACTCCCGCCGCAGTGATCTGGTGGATCTCACGCTCGCTCAACTCAACATTTCCAGCCTTGCCCGCCTTCCTGTCGGACACCTATCGGGCGGGCAGGTTCAGCGGGTCGCACTCGCCCGCACGCTTGTTCGCCGGCCACGGATACTCCTTCTGGACGAACCTCTCGTTCACGTCGACCCACCACTTCGTGGTGCGATACAGACCGACATCGTCGCGCAGGTGAGGCGCAACAAGCTCGCCACGATCTACGTGACTCACGACGTCGACGAGGCTTGCCGCCTCGGGGATCTGATCGCGCTGATGGACGGTGGTCGCATCGTCCAGATCGGCTCTCCGACGGAGGTCTATCGCCGCCCTGCGTCGGCCTTCGTCGCTCGTATCATGGGGATTGCGAACATTTTGGATGGGAAGATCACCCATGTCGGCCCTGACCACGCGAAGGTTGAGTTCGGTCGCACGTGGTTAGCCTTGCCACGTGTTCAGGAGCTTGTGCCGAGCCGCGCGCACGTCGTCGTCCCACCCGAAACGATCGCGATAGGAGAGCCGGATCAGGGCATGCTGGCTGGACGAATCATTCGTTCGATCTTTGCCCGTACACACATGGAATATGAGCTTGAGACGGCTGTGGGCACTCTCGTCGTCACCGAAGCCGACACGACCTCGCCGCGTCCGCTTGGTGCCGAGGTCTCCCTCCTCTTCACCTACTGTTGGTTCATCGGGGACTTCTCCCTCGCACCTACGATCAGGTAG
- a CDS encoding ATP-binding cassette domain-containing protein, with protein MSINASNLCQGYGRADVLHHLSFSLEGPGIVGLLGPNGAGKSTLIKTLITQYPPRSGNLHVRGTDVHDKKAVRALRQQLGYLPQNHQADRSFTAHEFVSYALWMREYDNALIASAASTALDKVGLIQDAHTKLSKFSGGMYQRAGIAAAIAGEPAIIVLDEPTSGLDPQQRAQFRQVLRSLTDSLCILSTHLIEDVHVLADTLLVLNDGIVTYCGPTQFPESASVEDLEAHYAALLG; from the coding sequence ATGTCAATTAACGCCAGTAATCTCTGCCAAGGGTACGGCCGAGCGGACGTTCTCCATCACCTTTCTTTTTCTCTCGAGGGCCCCGGAATAGTTGGGCTACTCGGCCCAAATGGCGCAGGAAAATCTACCCTGATCAAAACACTAATTACCCAATACCCACCGCGCTCAGGAAATCTGCATGTACGAGGCACAGACGTTCACGACAAGAAGGCCGTACGCGCGCTACGCCAACAGCTTGGATACTTGCCACAGAATCATCAAGCAGACAGGTCTTTTACAGCCCACGAATTCGTCTCATATGCCCTCTGGATGCGCGAATACGATAATGCTCTTATCGCTTCTGCCGCAAGCACCGCATTAGATAAGGTCGGGCTCATTCAAGACGCACACACCAAGCTTTCGAAGTTCTCCGGCGGAATGTACCAACGTGCTGGGATTGCGGCAGCGATTGCTGGCGAGCCTGCAATCATCGTTCTCGATGAACCAACCTCTGGGCTCGATCCCCAACAACGGGCCCAGTTCCGTCAGGTTTTAAGATCGTTGACCGATTCCCTGTGCATACTCAGCACGCATTTGATCGAAGATGTGCACGTTCTCGCTGACACCCTCCTCGTCTTAAACGACGGTATCGTCACCTATTGTGGCCCTACGCAGTTCCCCGAATCGGCGTCGGTCGAAGACCTGGAAGCACACTATGCAGCGCTCTTGGGATAA
- a CDS encoding extracellular solute-binding protein has protein sequence MLRNSRWLRRHLPALVAIPVVVAFALLALLSARASAPDLAVLCSNKAEACEAVARTFESEQDVDVLVVRMPTSQALAHISSPHSHGEFDLWMGGPAEAYTEAAAHGLLRPASSEPPNSIPSGWKDPQLRWFGVYGGVLSLCVADDVVAPASWEELAGSNLAIAMPNPSTSGTAATFLWSQYERLGSLAVAKDYYAAVGRHVGTYTQSGTVPAQLVAGGRLPSAVTFDSYCLAEQAAGAPVHAVYFADGTGFEIGSVGLLAGTKRPDLAQDFLSLAVSDRGQRVSATSSHQYPTSAALEGNLRTKLDSFATPIFGENIAEAGRHRAELIRMWEEEIYFAGDSPLGPLLRSGTLSLIAGVLAAVAGSVMALAFRLGRGRGLTFICAALPFLFPPVTWALALTYGPFSMNPYGPAIVIVANAVALEPVAFVIVVLALSAVSDRHMVEARALGMRATTIAIRLLAPNVVRGFAMASAVVALLALTDPSLTLIFGGPQRYFASDVLTGIATNRPGAAASALIMSIGVAALVAIPLSKALTARLRRVEPRHLRPPTTWWWGWATVAFGIGVLSLVGVIVSHLARPQPSLMFTTTTGVLLLVVTIALMLAGLIVVAAPLGRRGLRASVYVALAVALSAQISGGVLVWALHRDWLQLAGTRIVPPIVGVDSIYQGLVGVALAYLLLALPMAVLMIIIIRLRVDPLVREMRDAGAYRLRMAVELIPVIFPSLTVALALLTGLVLTRSAPAIFIDLGGKLSIAPLAIIDHVSAAEDGQAFAVSVVTAALIMALLSMAGVLWHHVRRKL, from the coding sequence ATGTTGCGCAATTCCCGCTGGCTCCGCCGCCACCTGCCCGCGCTTGTCGCGATCCCCGTGGTGGTGGCGTTTGCGCTGCTTGCGTTGCTCTCGGCCCGCGCCTCTGCGCCCGATCTGGCCGTATTGTGCTCGAACAAAGCCGAAGCGTGTGAGGCAGTCGCCCGCACTTTTGAAAGCGAACAAGACGTTGACGTTTTGGTCGTGCGCATGCCTACCTCACAGGCACTGGCCCACATTTCCTCCCCGCATTCGCACGGAGAATTCGATCTGTGGATGGGCGGTCCGGCCGAGGCCTACACGGAGGCCGCCGCTCACGGCCTCTTACGTCCGGCAAGCAGTGAACCACCCAATTCCATCCCCAGCGGATGGAAAGACCCGCAATTGCGCTGGTTTGGCGTGTATGGGGGAGTCCTGAGCCTGTGCGTCGCGGACGACGTCGTCGCCCCGGCGTCGTGGGAGGAGCTGGCTGGCTCAAACTTGGCAATCGCGATGCCCAACCCGTCGACGTCGGGCACGGCCGCAACCTTTCTGTGGAGCCAGTACGAGCGCCTCGGTTCGCTTGCCGTGGCCAAGGATTACTATGCGGCGGTGGGGCGCCACGTGGGCACCTACACGCAGTCGGGTACGGTGCCGGCACAACTCGTGGCGGGCGGTCGCCTACCAAGTGCAGTCACTTTCGATTCTTACTGCCTAGCTGAGCAGGCGGCGGGTGCTCCGGTTCATGCTGTGTATTTCGCGGATGGCACGGGCTTCGAGATTGGCTCGGTGGGCCTGCTCGCCGGCACAAAAAGGCCCGACCTTGCTCAGGATTTCCTGAGCCTCGCAGTGTCCGATAGGGGCCAGCGCGTCAGCGCCACGTCCTCGCATCAGTATCCGACGTCGGCGGCGCTGGAGGGGAACCTGCGAACAAAACTCGACAGCTTCGCCACCCCCATCTTTGGCGAGAACATCGCCGAGGCGGGCAGGCACCGCGCCGAGCTGATCCGGATGTGGGAGGAGGAGATCTACTTCGCAGGAGATAGCCCCTTGGGGCCGCTTCTTCGAAGCGGTACCCTTTCTCTCATCGCGGGAGTCCTCGCGGCGGTCGCCGGCTCTGTCATGGCGCTCGCGTTCCGTTTGGGCCGGGGGCGGGGGCTGACCTTCATCTGTGCGGCGTTGCCTTTCCTGTTTCCGCCGGTCACCTGGGCGTTGGCGCTGACGTACGGGCCTTTCAGCATGAATCCCTATGGCCCCGCAATCGTGATAGTGGCCAACGCGGTTGCTCTCGAGCCGGTCGCCTTCGTGATCGTGGTCTTGGCGCTTTCGGCGGTCTCGGACCGGCACATGGTCGAGGCGCGGGCGCTTGGGATGAGGGCTACGACGATAGCCATCCGGCTTCTTGCCCCGAACGTGGTGCGCGGATTTGCGATGGCAAGCGCTGTAGTTGCGTTACTTGCGTTAACGGATCCCTCATTGACGCTAATTTTTGGCGGGCCGCAGAGGTATTTTGCCTCGGACGTGCTCACGGGGATTGCCACGAATAGGCCAGGAGCTGCGGCATCGGCCCTGATCATGTCGATCGGCGTGGCCGCGCTTGTGGCTATTCCGCTGAGCAAGGCGCTGACGGCCCGGTTGCGGAGGGTCGAACCGCGCCATCTCCGCCCGCCCACTACATGGTGGTGGGGCTGGGCTACTGTTGCGTTCGGGATCGGCGTTCTTTCGCTGGTGGGCGTCATCGTCAGCCACTTGGCGAGGCCCCAACCTTCGCTCATGTTCACGACGACGACGGGCGTCTTGCTGCTCGTCGTCACCATTGCCCTGATGTTGGCCGGGCTGATCGTGGTTGCTGCTCCGCTGGGGCGGCGTGGGCTTCGTGCGAGCGTCTACGTGGCGCTCGCGGTGGCGCTCTCGGCGCAGATCTCGGGCGGCGTGTTGGTCTGGGCGCTTCACCGCGACTGGCTCCAGCTCGCAGGAACTCGGATTGTGCCGCCCATCGTAGGTGTGGACTCCATCTATCAGGGCCTCGTCGGCGTGGCACTTGCGTACTTGCTATTGGCTCTGCCGATGGCCGTCCTGATGATCATCATCATTCGGCTACGCGTCGATCCGCTGGTACGCGAGATGCGCGACGCCGGCGCCTACCGCCTGCGTATGGCCGTGGAGCTCATCCCGGTCATCTTCCCCTCCCTAACGGTGGCGCTGGCGCTCTTGACTGGCCTTGTTCTGACCCGCAGTGCTCCGGCCATCTTCATCGACCTGGGAGGCAAGCTATCCATAGCCCCGCTCGCGATTATCGACCATGTTTCAGCGGCGGAGGATGGGCAGGCATTTGCGGTAAGCGTGGTCACGGCCGCCCTCATTATGGCGCTTCTTTCCATGGCAGGTGTGCTGTGGCATCACGTGAGGAGGAAGTTGTGA
- a CDS encoding DUF2207 family protein, giving the protein MKRIVAIVSLVFLSLVTTQVAHASTIASIDIVARIQADGSALITDTRTFEATEGTEHYISIANLGQSDIRDFSVILDGQPLTDIGQWDVERSREEKAGQSGVVKKDDGYELAFGFGEYGTHTAVMTYTVTNFVYTLSDGAQAVYWQFIPRGMTPTDAVHISLTNDVGVEFSAENSRVWGFGYDGTTAIEPAALKATTNTEITSDRYMVMLAIFDSAPFTSQATLDETAASLQERAKEGSDWSGDEELGLFGKIFFGFLGVIGVFGLGLAAIHGVAQSRVEKRIAAEEGLIKLTKKPGAGKGEYWRDIPYDGPLEDVVELVSEPMPGLATAYMLEWIRQGALRPVPGDDEAFTLVGVPAGMSPLQQRYWDFLVAAAKDGILDAGDVSDYIAELDDDSGIDQWGDDVDEHSLTFLRRSGYCVEREMTVLGTRISDDWLTARGQELSRRIDALQNYLTDFSLLNERGAMNVMLWDQYMVWAGFLGIADEVAQQFALVDPRWAATTSITPTAMLYAHSLTANVDSAVTAASTGGGGSASFGGGGGSFGGGFGGGVR; this is encoded by the coding sequence ATGAAGCGAATCGTCGCGATAGTCTCGCTCGTCTTTCTCAGCCTTGTTACCACGCAAGTGGCGCATGCTTCGACGATCGCCTCGATCGACATCGTCGCCCGTATTCAGGCAGACGGCAGTGCTCTCATTACTGACACTCGCACCTTCGAGGCCACCGAGGGCACCGAGCATTACATTTCGATCGCCAACCTCGGGCAGTCCGATATCCGCGACTTCTCTGTGATCCTCGACGGTCAGCCGCTGACCGACATCGGCCAGTGGGACGTGGAACGCAGCAGGGAGGAGAAGGCCGGGCAGTCCGGCGTCGTGAAGAAGGACGACGGGTACGAGCTTGCGTTTGGCTTCGGGGAGTACGGCACGCATACGGCCGTCATGACGTACACGGTGACGAACTTTGTCTACACCCTCAGCGACGGCGCGCAAGCGGTGTACTGGCAGTTCATCCCGCGCGGCATGACACCGACCGATGCGGTGCACATCTCCTTGACCAACGACGTCGGTGTGGAATTTTCCGCCGAAAACTCGCGCGTGTGGGGGTTCGGCTACGATGGCACGACGGCGATCGAGCCAGCAGCGCTGAAGGCGACTACGAACACTGAGATCACCAGTGATCGTTACATGGTGATGCTGGCGATCTTTGACTCGGCGCCCTTTACGTCGCAGGCCACGCTCGACGAGACGGCCGCCTCGCTTCAAGAGCGTGCCAAGGAGGGCTCGGACTGGAGCGGCGATGAAGAACTAGGGCTATTCGGCAAGATCTTCTTTGGCTTCCTTGGAGTGATAGGCGTCTTCGGTCTTGGCTTGGCTGCGATCCATGGGGTCGCTCAAAGTCGTGTGGAGAAGCGGATTGCAGCCGAAGAAGGCCTGATTAAACTGACCAAGAAGCCCGGCGCGGGCAAGGGGGAATACTGGCGTGACATACCCTATGACGGTCCGCTCGAGGACGTCGTTGAGCTGGTCAGCGAGCCGATGCCCGGCCTTGCAACCGCCTACATGCTTGAGTGGATTAGGCAGGGTGCACTGCGGCCGGTCCCCGGTGATGACGAAGCCTTCACACTGGTGGGCGTGCCGGCGGGAATGTCGCCACTCCAGCAACGCTATTGGGATTTCCTCGTCGCGGCAGCTAAGGACGGCATCCTCGATGCGGGTGACGTCTCCGATTACATAGCAGAGCTCGATGATGATTCCGGTATCGACCAGTGGGGTGACGACGTCGATGAACATTCTCTCACCTTCCTGCGCCGTAGTGGCTACTGCGTCGAGCGTGAGATGACAGTGCTGGGGACGAGGATATCCGATGACTGGTTAACCGCCAGGGGGCAGGAACTCAGCCGCCGCATCGACGCCCTGCAGAACTACTTGACAGATTTCTCCCTACTCAATGAGCGTGGGGCGATGAACGTGATGCTGTGGGACCAATACATGGTGTGGGCAGGCTTCCTCGGCATTGCCGATGAGGTAGCTCAGCAGTTCGCTCTCGTTGATCCCAGGTGGGCGGCCACCACATCCATCACGCCCACGGCAATGCTTTACGCCCATTCGTTGACCGCAAACGTCGACAGTGCGGTGACCGCGGCCTCGACTGGTGGGGGCGGGAGCGCGTCCTTCGGCGGAGGCGGGGGTTCATTTGGCGGAGGCTTTGGCGGAGGAGTCCGCTAA
- a CDS encoding IS3 family transposase (programmed frameshift) yields the protein MAKKFDQEAKDRVVRLVEDRILAEGLSLQRACQVVAPKLGVSWHTARQWTQAARREGRVVERLPEDLEVENARLRREVQELRDTNELLKAASAFSRRGTRPPTSEMITFIDEYRDRFSVEFICTTLNTHRVGGFITSRGYRQSKARGLSTRSVRDAGLVEHIRDVHGRNYGVYGVRKMWHALRRGGIQIGREQTARLMRLAGVSGKGKGRSPITTRKARREDTRPDLVQREFRAPCPNRLWVADITYVRTRAGFVYAAFVTDVFSRKIVGWALSDSMRTEALPLQALNQAIVSAKETVGVLHHSDHGSQYVSIVYNERLLDAGISASTGTVGDSYDNALAENVNGSYKNELIHTRTWRDVLEVEIATFEWVTWWNQARLHQALDYRPPVEVENEYWHNASTSEKMKIRANA from the exons ATGGCGAAGAAATTTGATCAGGAAGCGAAAGATCGTGTTGTGCGGTTGGTGGAGGATCGGATCCTTGCTGAGGGACTCTCGCTGCAACGAGCGTGTCAGGTGGTTGCCCCGAAGCTGGGTGTTTCGTGGCACACTGCCCGTCAATGGACGCAGGCAGCCAGGCGTGAAGGGCGCGTTGTTGAGCGTTTGCCGGAGGATCTCGAAGTCGAGAATGCTCGGCTTAGGCGTGAAGTTCAAGAATTGCGCGACACGAACGAGTTGTTGAAGGCTGCGTCGGCTTTTTCGCGTCG CGGAACTCGACCCCCAACGTCGGAAATGATCACATTTATTGATGAGTATCGTGATCGTTTTTCGGTTGAGTTCATTTGTACGACGTTGAATACTCACCGTGTTGGCGGTTTCATCACTTCGCGTGGTTATCGCCAATCCAAAGCCCGTGGACTGAGTACGCGCAGTGTTCGTGATGCTGGCCTTGTGGAACACATTCGAGACGTTCACGGCCGCAACTACGGCGTCTACGGTGTGCGGAAAATGTGGCATGCCTTGCGCCGTGGCGGAATTCAGATCGGTCGGGAACAAACCGCGAGGCTCATGCGCCTAGCTGGAGTATCGGGCAAGGGTAAGGGGCGTTCCCCGATCACGACACGCAAAGCCCGGAGGGAAGATACCAGGCCAGATTTAGTCCAGCGTGAATTTCGTGCTCCTTGCCCGAATCGGCTGTGGGTCGCGGATATCACGTATGTCCGCACTCGCGCCGGGTTCGTGTATGCGGCGTTTGTGACGGACGTGTTCTCGCGAAAGATCGTCGGCTGGGCGCTATCAGATTCCATGCGCACCGAAGCGCTACCACTACAGGCGTTGAACCAAGCGATCGTCAGCGCGAAGGAAACTGTCGGGGTGCTTCATCACTCAGACCACGGATCGCAGTACGTCAGTATTGTGTATAACGAGCGCCTGCTCGATGCGGGCATCAGTGCATCGACCGGGACGGTTGGGGATTCCTACGATAACGCGCTTGCTGAGAATGTGAATGGCTCGTATAAGAACGAGCTCATCCATACCCGTACATGGCGTGATGTGCTCGAGGTTGAAATCGCTACCTTCGAGTGGGTGACCTGGTGGAACCAGGCTCGTCTCCACCAAGCCCTCGACTACCGACCCCCGGTCGAGGTTGAGAACGAGTACTGGCACAACGCCAGCACATCAGAGAAAATGAAAATCAGGGCAAACGCCTAG
- a CDS encoding LemA family protein — translation MSTPFIVLAVVAVLIVVFMAWLILTYNRFVTLRENVRNAMGQIATQIESRWDALTSVIAAAKQYAEHEAGTLLAVTKDRSPLRPSSTPADVAADDVSFGTVLGRFNALAEAYPQLRASETYQSAMNEVTRFEDNVRHSRMFYNDAVTMLNRYRGQFPSMIVAALFGFAPETYFENTGSKSEMPSWS, via the coding sequence ATGTCTACACCATTCATTGTTCTTGCTGTTGTTGCCGTGTTGATCGTTGTGTTCATGGCGTGGCTCATTCTCACGTATAACCGTTTTGTGACGTTACGCGAGAACGTGCGTAATGCGATGGGGCAGATTGCCACCCAGATCGAATCGCGCTGGGATGCATTGACGTCAGTGATTGCAGCGGCCAAACAATACGCTGAACACGAGGCCGGAACGTTGCTTGCTGTAACCAAGGACCGTTCCCCGCTCCGTCCCTCCTCAACTCCAGCGGACGTTGCCGCCGATGACGTCTCGTTCGGCACTGTGCTCGGTCGTTTCAACGCGCTGGCGGAGGCATACCCGCAGCTGCGCGCATCTGAGACTTACCAGTCGGCCATGAACGAGGTGACGAGGTTCGAGGACAACGTGCGTCACTCGCGCATGTTCTACAACGACGCTGTCACCATGCTCAATCGGTACCGCGGCCAGTTCCCTTCGATGATCGTCGCCGCGCTTTTTGGATTCGCGCCTGAAACATACTTCGAGAACACTGGGTCGAAGAGCGAGATGCCGAGCTGGTCATGA
- a CDS encoding transposase: MKKFSKHTPEQIVVKLDKARSLKESGSTVAEVCRELGISEATYHRWQRQYGDMTRSEDGGSRSCRKKTRSSSGCLGRLNSKSRCLGS; this comes from the coding sequence ATGAAGAAGTTCTCGAAGCACACACCCGAACAAATCGTGGTGAAGCTCGACAAGGCCAGGTCCTTGAAGGAATCTGGCAGCACCGTGGCAGAGGTTTGCCGTGAGCTTGGCATCAGTGAGGCAACGTATCACCGGTGGCAGAGACAGTACGGCGACATGACTCGCAGTGAAGACGGCGGTTCAAGGAGCTGCAGGAAGAAAACGAGAAGCTCAAGCGGTTGCTTGGGGAGGCTGAACTCGAAAAGTCGCTGCTTAGGGAGTTAG
- a CDS encoding IS110 family transposase codes for MSIVADVHPYVVGVDTHARHHVYSVLASLTGELLGSKKFPTTAAGMKRAMSWVLKNTRSHEETLWVIEGTSSYGAILTGMVLANNLSVAEAPRVDYQHRYGSGKTDELDSSRIARAALGLPVDKLRRPRLGSGVRQAIRILITSRELLAGQRTRSVNALTALVRSNPLGVDARCTLSSTQIKHIASWRMRGEDIEIQVARAEAKRLARQILELDCELENNERELAGLVQISEAAPLLQEKGIGVVSAAKCLVAWSHYGRVKTEAEFASLAGVNPIPASSGNTVRHRLNRGGDRKLNSALHMVAIVKMTHDEETKKYVAKRQKEGKTNREIRRCLKRYIARRVYRTLNSQHTLLIPA; via the coding sequence ATGTCTATTGTCGCTGATGTTCACCCGTATGTCGTTGGTGTTGATACTCACGCTCGCCATCATGTTTACTCAGTTCTCGCTTCGCTTACCGGAGAGCTTTTGGGTTCGAAGAAGTTTCCCACGACTGCGGCAGGAATGAAACGCGCGATGAGTTGGGTTCTTAAAAACACCCGCTCGCACGAAGAAACTTTGTGGGTGATTGAAGGCACCTCCTCTTACGGCGCTATTTTGACTGGCATGGTGCTGGCTAACAATTTATCGGTTGCTGAAGCACCTCGTGTTGATTACCAACATCGCTACGGTTCAGGGAAAACCGATGAATTGGATTCTTCGCGGATTGCGCGAGCAGCCCTTGGGTTACCTGTCGATAAATTACGTCGGCCTCGTCTGGGAAGTGGGGTTCGTCAAGCAATTCGAATCCTTATTACGTCTCGAGAATTACTGGCAGGCCAGCGCACCCGCAGCGTTAACGCGCTGACTGCTCTTGTGCGTAGTAATCCCTTGGGCGTCGATGCCCGTTGCACGTTATCAAGTACACAGATCAAGCACATTGCCTCGTGGCGAATGCGTGGAGAGGATATCGAGATACAAGTTGCCAGAGCCGAAGCAAAAAGGCTTGCTCGCCAGATTCTTGAACTCGATTGCGAGCTTGAGAACAATGAGCGTGAGCTTGCAGGCCTTGTTCAGATCAGTGAAGCTGCACCATTGCTGCAAGAAAAAGGCATTGGTGTCGTTAGTGCGGCGAAGTGTCTTGTCGCGTGGTCACATTACGGCAGAGTCAAAACGGAGGCAGAATTTGCCTCGCTTGCTGGAGTCAATCCAATCCCAGCATCATCAGGCAACACGGTTCGACACCGTCTCAATCGTGGAGGAGATCGTAAACTCAATAGCGCGCTACACATGGTCGCTATTGTGAAAATGACCCACGACGAAGAAACGAAAAAATACGTCGCAAAAAGACAAAAAGAAGGAAAAACCAACCGTGAAATTCGACGATGTCTCAAACGCTACATCGCTCGGCGAGTATATCGCACACTCAACTCCCAACACACGCTCTTAATACCCGCTTGA
- a CDS encoding bifunctional riboflavin kinase/FAD synthetase yields the protein MKIFSSAEEYDLGPSVVTIGIFDGVHKGHHAILRETVAQAEERGAQSVVLTFDPHPSHVHRPNVDLPLISTLEDRLDLLEAAGIDVVVVQKYDVGYAETSPEDFIDVELVGKLKAVAVVVGEDVRFGKGNAGDGTLLASHLAGRVDVTLINDLGGDSGRRYSSTWIRELLDAGNVRKAAKILGRPHRLRGVVEHGFKRGRELGFPTANLPGSGVGEVPRDGVYAGWVVQKVPDSTATIHLPAAISIGTNPQFDGDERTVEAHVLGRSDLNLYGEEIAIDFVDYVRPMMKMASVEQLQDQMDKDLRRTAEILGVPVSYRVNPKDVTAR from the coding sequence ATGAAGATCTTTTCATCGGCCGAGGAATACGACCTCGGCCCTTCCGTTGTGACAATCGGCATCTTCGACGGCGTGCACAAGGGCCACCATGCAATCCTGCGCGAAACGGTGGCCCAGGCTGAAGAACGCGGCGCGCAGTCGGTGGTTCTAACCTTCGATCCGCATCCCAGCCACGTGCACCGACCCAACGTGGACCTTCCACTCATCTCGACACTCGAAGATCGCCTCGACCTGCTCGAGGCGGCCGGCATCGACGTCGTCGTCGTGCAGAAGTACGATGTGGGCTACGCCGAGACAAGCCCGGAGGACTTCATCGATGTCGAACTGGTAGGAAAGCTGAAGGCCGTGGCCGTCGTCGTGGGCGAGGATGTCCGCTTCGGTAAGGGTAACGCTGGAGACGGCACCCTGCTCGCCTCGCACCTCGCCGGACGGGTTGACGTGACGCTCATCAACGACCTCGGGGGCGATTCTGGGCGCCGATATTCTTCGACCTGGATTCGCGAATTGCTCGACGCCGGTAACGTGCGCAAGGCAGCCAAGATTCTCGGGCGTCCACACCGGTTGCGTGGCGTCGTGGAGCATGGTTTTAAACGTGGGCGTGAACTCGGCTTTCCCACCGCTAACCTGCCAGGATCCGGCGTTGGGGAAGTGCCGCGTGACGGCGTTTACGCAGGCTGGGTTGTCCAAAAGGTTCCCGACTCCACGGCAACGATTCACCTTCCGGCGGCGATCTCGATTGGGACGAACCCGCAGTTTGACGGTGACGAACGTACCGTTGAAGCACACGTCCTCGGCCGTAGCGACCTCAACCTGTACGGGGAGGAGATCGCTATTGATTTCGTCGATTACGTGCGTCCCATGATGAAAATGGCATCGGTCGAGCAGCTACAGGATCAAATGGACAAAGACTTGCGGCGTACAGCTGAGATTCTCGGCGTGCCCGTGTCTTACCGCGTGAACCCGAAGGATGTGACCGCCCGATAG